In one window of Brassica rapa cultivar Chiifu-401-42 chromosome A07, CAAS_Brap_v3.01, whole genome shotgun sequence DNA:
- the LOC103830298 gene encoding E3 ubiquitin-protein ligase RHA1B, with protein sequence MNLSLSFISKTKKSNQSSHTLSLSLAPMGFPVGYTEVFLPKLFIQTLSILSFIRTVVFHLFRFLGLSGFLETDQTWPDYPSYPTRIPELRSPFSALLIREILPVIKFEDVTSSGEDDLPGNCAVCLYEFEGEEEIRWLRNCRHIFHRSCLDRWMDHDQKTCPLCRTPFVPDEMQQEFNQRLWAASGVHDFHIEYSPLSEL encoded by the coding sequence ATGAATCTCTCTCTGTCTTTTATTTCAAAAACGAAAAAGAGCAATCAGAGctcacacactctctctctctctctagctccAATGGGCTTTCCCGTAGGCTACACAGAGGTGTTTCTCCCTAAGCTCTTCATACAAACGCTTTCGATACTCAGTTTCATCAGAACCGTCGTCTTCCATCTCTTCCGCTTCTTGGGTctctccggcttcctcgaaacgGATCAAACCTGGCCCGACTACCCATCTTACCCGACCCGAATACCCGAACTCCGCTCACCTTTCTCCGCCCTACTAATCCGCGAGATCTTACCGGTTATCAAATTCGAAGACGTGACGAGCTCCGGCGAAGATGATCTACCAGGAAACTGCGCCGTTTGTCTCTACGAGTTCGAAGGAGAGGAAGAGATCCGATGGCTGAGAAACTGCAGGCATATATTCCACCGGAGCTGTCTCGACCGTTGGATGGATCATGATCAGAAGACGTGTCCTCTTTGTAGAACACCGTTTGTTCCAGATGAGATGCAACAAGAGTTTAATCAACGGTTATGGGCTGCTTCTGGTGT